One part of the Sphingobium yanoikuyae genome encodes these proteins:
- a CDS encoding S1 family peptidase, whose protein sequence is MALLAGAPATAQVATEVRSQVRRAVVRLEISGIGSDGMKESKVGTGFLVTEDGYVLTAEHNVLYKNSEAYSSDRKIVAFVNIAQGLPLEAQLISTDASLGVAILKLPEETELRYQPVPLCMDAEPKANDGLVAFGFPEGQQFAARDGPLDSKDGVGARWQTGIFAMPGMSGGPVTDIQGRVVAIMESGSTQGGPRSTVTPIRWATRLLSLAQPLWVSCAQTATVSSSTDVISVSASVDLINDDHLGMSARSRMFRQIITPTPGYRIVSTAVTATSANNNSEPSVALQPDGSAEFRVNLTSGPVFDRWRGWWKGVVVTRQRRISP, encoded by the coding sequence ATGGCGTTACTGGCGGGGGCGCCCGCCACGGCCCAGGTCGCGACGGAGGTGAGAAGCCAAGTCCGGCGGGCGGTCGTCCGCCTCGAGATCTCGGGTATCGGAAGCGACGGTATGAAGGAGAGCAAGGTCGGAACCGGCTTTTTGGTCACCGAGGACGGTTACGTCCTCACCGCCGAGCACAACGTCCTCTACAAGAACTCCGAGGCCTACTCTAGCGACCGCAAGATCGTAGCATTTGTCAACATCGCACAGGGTCTGCCGCTGGAGGCGCAGTTAATATCGACCGACGCTAGCCTCGGGGTAGCGATACTTAAACTTCCTGAGGAAACGGAGCTCAGGTACCAACCGGTCCCACTCTGCATGGACGCGGAGCCGAAGGCCAACGACGGGCTCGTGGCGTTCGGTTTCCCCGAAGGGCAGCAGTTCGCCGCCCGCGACGGCCCGCTGGACTCGAAGGACGGGGTCGGCGCTCGATGGCAGACGGGCATTTTCGCCATGCCTGGCATGAGCGGTGGACCGGTGACCGACATACAGGGACGTGTTGTCGCCATAATGGAGTCGGGGTCGACGCAAGGCGGACCGCGCTCGACGGTGACTCCCATCCGATGGGCTACCCGGCTCCTGAGCCTCGCACAGCCTTTGTGGGTCAGCTGTGCGCAGACGGCGACCGTCTCGTCCAGCACCGACGTCATAAGCGTCTCGGCGAGCGTCGACTTGATCAATGACGACCATTTGGGCATGTCCGCACGTTCGCGAATGTTCCGGCAGATCATCACGCCGACGCCGGGATACCGCATCGTAAGCACTGCAGTTACAGCGACCTCCGCAAACAACAACTCCGAGCCTTCGGTCGCGCTGCAGCCGGACGGGTCGGCGGAGTTTCGCGTCAACTTGACAAGCGGACCGGTATTCGACCGCTGGCGAGGTTGGTGGAAGGGCGTAGTGGTCACCCGGCAGCGGCGTATTTCCCCTTGA
- a CDS encoding zinc metalloprotease, translating to MTGLFRWISLALALVTVGAVAATGPTADKEAKVVVTPAAPVGNTTNAAPTLREAQARPADTLAIDRPFAFISLANVWRFTDGQPKRIPVCWETTGSAQEKAWVKQAIAASWEAGSGIRFDWRETCPEGLQGIRIQVADQGAHTKGLGVELRGVRNGMVLNFAFGAWNQPCATQREYCIKVIAVHEFGHALAFSHEQNRPDAPGECAIQRQGSDGTLLLTPYDPDSVMNYCNATYNNDGKLSQFDRFAAQALYCAPDAALCKPTALN from the coding sequence TGACGGTGGGAGCCGTTGCCGCGACTGGACCGACCGCCGACAAAGAAGCGAAGGTCGTTGTCACGCCTGCGGCGCCTGTAGGCAACACGACGAACGCCGCGCCGACTCTGAGAGAAGCGCAAGCGCGCCCAGCGGATACGTTGGCTATCGACCGCCCGTTCGCCTTCATCTCGCTCGCCAACGTTTGGCGCTTTACTGATGGACAGCCGAAACGGATTCCAGTTTGCTGGGAAACTACGGGGTCAGCACAGGAGAAGGCTTGGGTTAAACAGGCCATCGCGGCATCGTGGGAGGCGGGCTCGGGGATACGTTTCGACTGGCGGGAGACGTGCCCGGAGGGGCTGCAGGGCATCCGGATCCAGGTGGCCGACCAAGGGGCTCACACCAAGGGCCTTGGCGTCGAGTTGCGCGGCGTCCGCAACGGCATGGTGTTGAACTTCGCTTTCGGCGCTTGGAACCAGCCTTGCGCGACCCAGCGCGAATACTGCATTAAGGTCATAGCGGTGCATGAGTTTGGCCACGCGCTGGCCTTCTCGCATGAGCAGAACAGGCCTGACGCACCTGGCGAGTGCGCGATCCAGCGGCAGGGCAGCGACGGCACGCTGCTACTCACGCCCTACGATCCAGACAGCGTTATGAACTATTGCAATGCAACTTATAACAACGACGGGAAACTCAGCCAGTTCGACCGCTTCGCCGCGCAAGCGCTCTATTGTGCGCCCGACGCGGCGCTATGCAAACCCACTGCGCTCAATTGA